The region GTTTTAAGATGGTTGAAACGAAGCaatttaatgtttttactTACATCTTTTAACATCTATTTGAAGTGCATACTTGGAAATATAAAGcaagaaaattataataattaagttAAGGTGAAAAGGAACGTCAATCTCAACAGGGAAATAGAAAAGCAAAGCAAACTAAAAAGTtctgtcaaataaaaaaactgaggTGATGCTATctacttatcattttttttaaagaaactttaagatatttttgtaaatggCATAACTATCTATAAGAATTTATATCGTAAATATAAGCCTAACACTTTTGTTATGGCCGTCTTAATTACCATTAAAAACGATAGTTTGTAAAGCTAAAACAATACAAGTAAGCCGTGGCAAGTAAATTGAAACCGCAGAAACTCGCAGTGTTGGCGTCAAGCAGCAAGAGAAGAACGTAAGGTAAGGTAGGCGCTTCCGTCCATGTCGGTGATGGGGCTCCCGGAGTGTCGCCAGGCGatgtcgccggacgccggcgtAGCGCTCCAAGACGCATATCATGTTGTCGCGCACGTAGGGGCGACCGTCGGCAGCGACGAAGACGGCGTCGAGGAAGCGGGCATGGCGAGCTGCATGTCCTGCAGCCCGAAGCCGTACTCGCCGGTGTCCATGTACGTGTTGAAGTACCACGCCCCCGTCGGGTCCATGTACGGCATCCACAGCTCCGACGCCATGCCCTTGTAGATCACCTCGCGGTGCTCGCCGGTGGACGCGGGTCCTGCACCCGAGCCCGCGACACCACCATGCCGGCGCGTGCATCGGGCTTGAGGTGGAActcccacccacccaccccacCGCACGGTGTGCCCGTCTATGAGCTCGAACCCCGGTGACCCGGCCGGCGGGTCCATCGACGGCACCCGTACTTTCTATAACCCGAGCCGCCCCTGTGCCTCGGCCGACGGAGGCGAGGAGTGTCCGTGCCGGTAGTCGgtgttggcggcggcggggatggggatggggatggggatGCTGGCGGCGCGGTCGGAGACGCGGACGACCTCCGTGGTGTCCATGTCGACCAGCACGGTGAGGCCCTCGATGGGGCGCATGTAGAAGTTGGCGGTGCCCTCGGTGGAGAAGCACTAGCTCTTGATGAGCCGGcggtcctcctccgccgggtCGTACCAGCCGAGAAGATGGgcaggcaggcggcggcgaaggttGGCGTTGAACGGCGTGAAGCAGAGGCTGGTCTGCTCGTCCATGTTCATCATCAGGTAATTAACCGGAGGCAGGGACAGGCAGAGAAGTCAccgaggcgccgccgccgccatcgagaTCGACCAGCGAGGACGTGCGAGTCGCGGCGGAACCGCGCGCTGGACGGCCACGGCGCAGCGAGACGGGAGCAGGTCGGCGCCCTCGGCCCATCCGCCACCTATTGACGACGGCCTTCTTCGGCTCGTCGAGCTCGAGCGAGTGCACGAACAgggacgacgccgccgacgtgaACGGCGGGTGCACGTGGAGGAGCTCGCGGGGCGGTTGACCTCGCTCACCGTGAGCCCGCCCCTGCTGCCGGCACGTACGGCACGGCGAGAACTTGGTGCAGATGGCGCCATCGAAcagggacgccgccgccgtcgtcggaacGCGAGGGCGAGGAAGATGAGCTGGAGCAGAGAGGTGGAGTGATCCGCTGGAGCGAGTGGCTTTGTCCGGCCACCACATTCTCCCTAAGGCCTAAGTCCACCAAAGACATCTTTTTTTACTAACTTGTTCATGATTATCCAAATTTCAACTTACCATCATATAGTAACTTTCAACTCAAGCCATATGCATTTTTCAACTATGGCCtcaattttcatttgaaaactTCCCTATCATAACTTTCATATGAAAGTGTACCAAATATGCGTTACTTAGCAATCCTGAAGTgctaaaactttaaaaatagaagaagaaTACTGCCGGTCATTGATTTAGTTCGATGGAAACCAATGAAAGTCAAGCAATTTTATTAattgaattttgttttaaactaGTAAGTCGCACGCGGCATTGTAACAAACAACGGGCTGAGTTCAGTCAATTGGTTAAACCAACTTCTCGGTTTGGGCTTTTGGACGGTTTTCAGATGTGCTCTCCGGCCGGACACGCGAGACGGGTATGAGTAGGGCAAAATAGCATGATACGCCGCAACTACTTTTAGAACCCTGCCGATAATTATTACTCCCTTTTATTTCcttctattttattagattctttttttatacctagattcatccataagtaatatatatgttttataaatgtATCAAGATTcgttagcatatatataagtttagagaaaagaaaaccataAGCATCCTATCATATGAAACACATGTTATGGTATAAAACAGGGGTAGTTCATCCGTTTTAGactataagatattttgattttttttctaaattcatctgaaccaatttatattatatatatatatatatatatatatccatattcATTGTACTAATAtaaatcttgaaaaaaaacaaaatatcaaataaccTGAAATGGAGATAATCTTAGttaatattcatatgaatataggaaaaaaatcgaAACATCTAATAACCTGAAATAGAGATAATAATACAAAGGATAGTTGGCAATGAGAATTTGATGATACCTTCATTTGATTTTAAGTTCAATTTCATCAACAAACGAGCATCCCACAAGTCATCCACAGCGGAAGACAATATGCTGCTTCTTGCTACTAAGATAGGTCAATCGGTGACAGTTCACATACAACAATATCAACGTTCCAGAGTTGGATACATGCAAGTTAGATTCCGGCTTGAGGTGACAATAAATAAAGGAAGAAGCATACAAGATATAACTAAAGTTGGACAACCGCACTTCCTAATCATCTCAGCAACTTATCTATCAATCTCATCTTGATTGATATGATCATCAAATTGACCAGTCAGGAAGCAATGGCATCGCACAACCAGAATTTAGTTTCGATAACACATCAATATGAGTTTTAATAAGGTAGGTAAGACACCAATTCCGGGACTTTAACACATCCACACGCAGAAAATCTTTCAAAGGCCAGAATTAACAATACCATACAATACCAGTTCATCTTTCACAAAGTTGTTATCACCATCGGATGCCTGTCACAAACTTTGAGCTACAGTACCGAATCAGCAAAAACAGGCTTCTCCGAAATGAGTGACCAGGCAACATTGACTTCCAGCTTACAAAAGCCAATGTCTAGCTCGCCATTGCTTAAACCAACTTCTAATGCTGTGAAAACCTTCACCTTTTCCACCACATTGTTATCAACATCCCATACCCTGATACAAACTTTCAGCTCTCCCATACTTTCAACTGAAACAACACACCGTGAAAGCTTGATCTTGCCATCACCTGTCACAACTAATTTCTCATCTCTAGAATCAAGCAAAACAATTTCCTCATGATCAATACTGGCTATATCACCTTCACGAACCAAATGCCTGCAATAGACACCAGTGGTAAAGGCACCAAATTGACCACGAAAACCATCAGGCCATGACCCACATATAACTCGCACGGATATTGTGGCCTCCACAGATGATGCAATATAGCCAAGTCTAAACTCCAATGTGCTTAGCTTGCTAGTGTAAGAACCAGACTTTAGCACACGTGAATACATACTACTACATACGAGTGGCACAGCTAGAAGGCTCAAGAATTTATCCTCAGATTCAGTAGAACCCTTCATTTTCAGTTCAGCATCGATCATCACAGGATCCGTAGACAACACAACTGCACGGGTGGGGCCTACCAGTACTAAATTTCTTTCCTACATGCATGAAATAGCACTAATGAATAATCACATGAAACTGTAGTAATAAAAGACGAATAGATATGCTCAACATAATCCATACAACACTGTAATAAACAGAAATCACATAGCATGAACATAGTGTGCATAACACAAAACCTGCGAGAAACATATGTATTTGGAATAAGTCTACATAACCCCCCAACATTTTGCCACCTAATCACTTAACCCCATCACCTAACAAACTAGGTATTTAACCCCCTAATCTATCTAATACCGTTTATATTACCCCCTCACGGTGGTTTTGGTGGTTTTGCTCCTTGTTTTGCCATGCTgacagattttttttgaacatgATTCTTTGATGCCTTGTATATCGCACTAATTCAAGTGAACATGATTGCATATGTACTAATTCGGTAGTTTGCATATTACACTAATTTTTTGCTACTCTGTTTCATGAATGATTGTAGAGTATCCTATTTGTGTCATGTTTAAATGGATTTTCTCCACATTTATGTTTCTTAGTACTACTAAAGTATTGGACATGTGACTTATTTCTTGCACAAGGATGCAATTCAAGTTTTAATGGTAATGttgataaaggaaaaaattagTTAAATGGTACTGTTAGCTTTCAGTTTCCAACGATCTGGCAAAAAAACTTTCATTTTCTAATGCAAGTGGAACTGTTAGCTTTCAGTTTTCTAGTTCATATAAAATCATGTTCAGCATGGCATAAAAAATAGTGCAATATA is a window of Oryza brachyantha chromosome 8, ObraRS2, whole genome shotgun sequence DNA encoding:
- the LOC121055124 gene encoding uncharacterized protein LOC121055124, with product MRFTHKPGLGRHIANMSDTLQIFSVKVAAATTGGLQWPLHVFGTVSVRDFVDRNRNVLFHCTRDNCQTLTQLERNLVLVGPTRAVVLSTDPVMIDAELKMKGSTESEDKFLSLLAVPLVCSSMYSRVLKSGSYTSKLSTLEFRLGYIASSVEATISVRVICGSWPDGFRGQFGAFTTGVYCRHLVREGDIASIDHEEIVLLDSRDEKLVVTGDGKIKLSRCVVSVESMGELKVCIRVWDVDNNVVEKVKVFTALEVGLSNGELDIGFCKLEVNVAWSLISEKPVFADSVL